A single genomic interval of Gaiellales bacterium harbors:
- the rpsS gene encoding 30S ribosomal protein S19: protein MSRSSKKGPFVEPKLMKRVEQMNETRQKRMLKTWSRASTIFPEFVGHTIAVHDGRKHVPVFISESMVGHKLGEFAPTRTYRGHGNDRTSRMKGR from the coding sequence ATGAGCCGATCGAGCAAGAAGGGCCCCTTCGTGGAGCCCAAGCTGATGAAGCGCGTCGAGCAGATGAACGAGACGCGCCAGAAGCGGATGCTGAAGACGTGGTCGCGCGCGTCGACGATCTTCCCGGAGTTCGTCGGCCACACGATCGCCGTGCACGACGGCCGCAAGCACGTGCCGGTCTTCATCTCGGAGTCCATGGTCGGCCACAAGCTGGGCGAGTTCGCCCCCACCCGCACCTACCGCGGGCACGGCAACGACCGCACGTCGAGGATGAAGGGGCGCTAG
- the rplD gene encoding 50S ribosomal protein L4, translating into MAAPTAPVLTGGAKAKLDEAVFGLDRNDALVHEVVKSELAARRQGTSSAKTRGLVSGGRSKPWRQKGTGRARAGTTRAGQWTGGGVVFGPQPRNHTGKVNRKARLKALRTALSAHAGAGSLHAVDGGAFDEPRTAKAAELFASAGLQVPVWVVVAPDEVNLAKSVRNLDRTFVANVGELDVADVVMARTLVVSKAALAALEGGESS; encoded by the coding sequence GTGGCCGCCCCGACCGCACCCGTGCTGACCGGCGGCGCCAAGGCCAAGCTCGACGAGGCCGTGTTCGGCCTCGACCGCAACGACGCGCTCGTCCACGAGGTGGTGAAGTCGGAGCTGGCCGCCCGCCGTCAGGGCACGTCCTCCGCGAAGACCCGCGGCCTCGTCTCCGGCGGCCGTTCGAAGCCATGGCGGCAGAAGGGCACCGGCCGTGCCCGCGCCGGCACGACACGCGCCGGCCAGTGGACCGGCGGCGGCGTCGTCTTCGGCCCGCAGCCGCGCAACCACACCGGCAAGGTGAACCGAAAGGCGCGCCTGAAGGCGCTGCGCACCGCGCTCTCGGCGCACGCCGGGGCCGGCTCGCTGCACGCCGTCGACGGCGGCGCGTTCGACGAGCCGAGGACGGCGAAGGCGGCCGAGCTCTTCGCGAGCGCCGGCCTCCAGGTGCCGGTCTGGGTCGTCGTCGCCCCCGACGAGGTGAACCTCGCCAAGTCGGTGCGGAACCTCGACCGGACGTTCGTCGCGAACGTCGGCGAGCTCGACGTGGCCGACGTCGTGATGGCGCGCACGCTGGTGGTCTCCAAGGCCGCCCTGGCGGCGCTCGAAGGCGGTGAGAGCTCGTGA
- the rplB gene encoding 50S ribosomal protein L2 — protein sequence MAVRKFKPTSDGRRFMTVSDFEEITASEPERTLLAPLHKTGGRNVNGRITTRHRGGGHKRRYRLIDFKRLKDGVPAKVHSIEYDPNRSARIALLHYTDGEKRYILAPVRLRVGQTVESGQAVDIRPGNAMPLRSMPTGTTVHNIELRPGQGGKMARSAGSSAQLVAKEGGKALLRLPSGEMRRVPEQCRATVGQLGNVTHEIESGGKAGRTRWQGKRPTVRGTVMNPVDHPHGGGEGKNKGSHPVTPWGKPTLGFRTRDKKKASGKDIVRARRRGKGRR from the coding sequence GTGGCCGTCAGAAAGTTCAAGCCAACGTCCGACGGGCGCCGGTTCATGACCGTGTCGGACTTCGAGGAGATCACCGCCTCGGAGCCGGAGCGGACGCTGCTCGCGCCGCTGCACAAGACGGGCGGCCGCAACGTCAACGGCCGCATTACGACCCGCCACCGCGGCGGCGGCCACAAGCGCCGCTACCGCCTGATCGACTTCAAGCGGCTCAAGGACGGCGTGCCGGCGAAGGTGCACTCGATCGAGTACGACCCCAACCGGTCGGCCCGGATCGCGCTCTTGCACTACACGGACGGCGAGAAGCGCTACATCCTCGCGCCCGTGCGGCTGCGCGTCGGCCAGACGGTCGAGTCCGGCCAGGCCGTCGACATCCGCCCCGGCAACGCCATGCCGCTGCGCTCGATGCCGACCGGCACCACGGTGCACAACATCGAGCTGCGCCCCGGCCAGGGCGGCAAGATGGCCCGCTCGGCGGGCTCGTCGGCCCAGCTCGTGGCCAAGGAGGGCGGCAAGGCGCTGCTGCGGCTGCCGTCCGGCGAGATGCGGCGCGTCCCCGAGCAGTGCCGGGCGACCGTCGGCCAGCTCGGCAACGTCACGCACGAGATCGAGTCCGGCGGCAAGGCCGGCCGCACCCGCTGGCAGGGCAAGCGCCCGACCGTCCGCGGCACCGTCATGAACCCCGTCGACCACCCGCACGGCGGCGGCGAGGGCAAGAACAAGGGCAGCCACCCGGTCACCCCGTGGGGCAAGCCGACCCTGGGCTTCCGCACCAGGGACAAGAAGAAGGCGAGCGGCAAGGACATCGTCCGCGCCCGCCGGAGGGGCAAGGGGAGGCGATGA
- the rplW gene encoding 50S ribosomal protein L23, whose protein sequence is MNGDPRSVLIAPVVSEKSYGQIADRRKYTFRVHSSAHKTQVRQAVEEIFDVSVTHVNISKVPPKPKRRGVHSGQRAGWKKAVVTIAEGQSIEAFGPGV, encoded by the coding sequence GTGAACGGCGACCCGCGCTCGGTGCTGATCGCGCCCGTCGTGTCGGAGAAGAGCTACGGCCAGATCGCCGACCGGCGCAAGTACACGTTCCGGGTGCACTCGAGCGCCCACAAGACGCAGGTGCGCCAGGCCGTCGAGGAGATCTTCGACGTCAGCGTCACCCACGTGAACATCTCCAAGGTGCCGCCGAAGCCGAAGCGGCGCGGCGTTCACTCCGGCCAGCGGGCCGGGTGGAAGAAGGCGGTCGTGACGATCGCCGAGGGACAGTCCATCGAGGCCTTCGGGCCGGGGGTTTAA